Proteins co-encoded in one Salvelinus sp. IW2-2015 linkage group LG17, ASM291031v2, whole genome shotgun sequence genomic window:
- the LOC111977105 gene encoding serine-rich adhesin for platelets isoform X2, with translation MPAVGTNGRTVMNLIPVQKVNGQFVRSPTGTIKDIAETKRDYTSNVPSISKSNISISGPTAKEQFVNKRPFYASTSPNPANLTGIYPSVRIQTPIVTTKVAQSAGSLTSPEFTCGNTFGLTLINKKKLPVTVKSPALPNGQYLQIPPNAQVKTLPASALPPAIKRQIFTSSTTCASNSPMVLYVSPVQTMKHNYVPTSPKSAPSLSRLPRSSGQTLSTCSSTGSRQCSITAKDGKRLVTPIKWVIEEADGLPAPCRVPVNSSSMTSDILKTVAEMEKASKTCDHTAKNYSTSQEGQTKIGQEKDNALVMYNGKVYFVANKTPELCNRPSKPLEASRSMGTSSTQAKENVGFNQRISLPPSLPLCSSSGSQLSNKTRPDAKHIVIPDEIIDLCDDDSQDDLTCQAISTRDVTRQLFRQSEIDEDEDSNVIFVSYLPPKAVPKVGEGEMSHMLDDFGAGQEMVRSQNNLNGQVVDSQNNVSGLSIERCQNVGTAHDMADCQGIATGQELNSRQQNITGQDWKRLHMEGFYGSATGLRIENIQSGATTQEMGNIQNDATDQSIGNSQHNASTQEMENIPECTALQTEMETHKKKSSSDPIPEQQTSMLDQESLGTCDRLLKQMFGITSDVQICLKRIDSKPKANPKVFPQIGTTNKRTIEAIRKLLQRSIFVTKKRVHNETQVSATRNNDSCPKNAKRQKIEKVENAFKSSENPEPLTSQTPQLDMQPLTSQTPQLDMQPLTSQTPQLILQPLTSQTPQLDMLFDGEQIVVYEEPTVNYFTDETVVPSKILPDLDVVHISKRSSNSPVSSVHPQTNTEAMDCAPRPCCGTASNIKPNSRRRRRGKGRRCTACPCEVTGTQVKAMSTSSTSQEEPDSSKPPNTRSSGNRTSAVAESTKQKGRKSTKAQAKDKEPASMEIQCPSTMSEQGSSTAGEIPTSYLCSTAPMDPEEIKRHERIKRLKDLLKEKEAALEMIRKNMS, from the exons ATGCCAGCTGTGGGAACCAATGGGAGAACTGTTATGAATCTAATCCCTGTTCAAAAAGTCAACGGACAGTTTGTTCGATCACCAACGGGCACTATAAAGGACATTGCTGAAACTAAACGAGATTATACCTCGAATGTTCCATCAATTTCGAAGAGTAACATATCTATTTCGGGACCCACAGCTAAAGAACAATTTGTGAATAAAAGGCCATTTTACGCGAGTACCTCTCCAAATCCAGCCAATCTGACAGGAATATATCCTTCAGTGCGCATCCAGACTCCAATAGTAACAACAAAAGTTGCCCAAAGTGCAGGATCCTTGACATCACCAGAGTTTACCTGTGGGAACACATTTGGCCTAACACTTATAAATAAGAAAAAGCTGCCAGTCACTGTGAAATCCCCAgcgcttccaaatggacaatacctTCAAATTCCACCTAATGCACAAGTCAAAACCCTCCCAGCATCCGCACTCCCCCCAGCCATAAAGAGACAGATATTTACTTCATCAACGACCTGTGCCTCAAATTCACCAATGGTTCTTTATGTGTCCCCTGTCCAAACCATGAAGCATAATTATGTACCAACATCTCCGAAATCAGCCCCRTCACTCAGCCGACTTCCAAGGTCATCTGGCCAAACACTTTCTACATGCTCTTCAACAGGCTCAAGACAGTGTTCTATTACTGCCAAGGATGGCAAAAGACTGGTCACTCCTATTAAGTGGGTGATTGAGGAGGCGGATGGCTTACCTGCTCCATGCCGTGTTCCTGTGAATTCATCTTCTATGACCTCAGATATCCTGAAAACTGTGGCAGAGATGGAAAAAGCCAGCAAAACGTGTGATCACACAGCAAAAAACTATTCAACTTCCCAAGAGGGTCAGACAAAAATTGGACAAGAGAAGGACAATGCCTTAGTGATGTACAATGGGAAGGTGTATTTTGTAGCTAACAAAACCCCTGAGCTTTGTAACAGACCATCAAAACCCTTGGAGGCCAGTAGGAGCATGGGTACCTCCTCTACGCAGGCAAAGGAAAATGTTGGATTCAATCAGAGAATCAGCTTACCGCCCTCCCTACCCTTGTGCTCCTCATCTGGGTCACAATTGTCAAATAAAACCAGACCAGACGCAAAACACATTGTCATACCAGATGAAATCATTGACCTCTGTGACGATGATTCCCAGGATGACCTCACATGCCAGGCAATATCAACAAGAGATGTAACAAGGCAACTTTTCAGACAGTCTGAAATTGATGAGGACGAAGACTCCAATGTAATATTTGTCTCATACCTTCCACCCAAAGCGGTGCCTAAAGTAGGTGAAGGAGAAATGTCTCATATGCTGGATGACTTCGGAGCTGGACAAGAAATGGTACGTAGTCAAAATAATTTGAATGGCCAGGTAGTGGATAGTCAGAACAATGTATCTGGCCTTTCAATAGAAAGGTGTCAGAATGTTGGTACTGCCCACGACATGGCAGACTGTCAAGGTATTGCAACAGGCCAAGAGTTGAACTCCCGTCAGCAAAACATCACTGGTCAGGATTGGAAAAGACTGCACATGGAAGGATTTTATGGCAGTGCAACTGGACTCAGAATTGAGAACATTCAGAGTGGTGCCACCACCCAAGAAATGGGGAACATCCAGAATGATGCCACTGACCAAAGCATTGGAAATAGTCAGCACAATGCCTCCACTCAAGAAATGGAGAACATTCCTGAATGCACCGCTCTCCAAACAGAAATggagacacacaaaaaaaag AGCTCATCAGATCCCATTCCTGAGCAGCAGACTTCCATGTTGGACCAGGAATCCCTGGGAACTTGTGATCGCCTGCTGAAACAGATGTTTGGGATCACATCTGATGTGCAGATATGTTTGAAGAGGATAGATTCTAAGCCCAAGGCTAACCCTAAGGTGTTTCCTCAGATTGGGACCACAAACAAACGTACCATAGAGGCTATTCGCAAATTGTTACAGAGATCAATATTTGTGACGAAAAAGAGGGTACATAATGAAACACAG GTCTCTGCCACAAGGAACAATGATAGTTGCCCAAAAAATGCTAAAAGGCAGAAAATAGAAAAAGTTGAAAATGCATTTAAAAGTTCAGAAAACCCAGAGCCCCTTACCAGTCAAACTCCTCAGCTGGACATGCAGCCCCTTACCAGTCAAACTCCTCAGCTGGACATGCAGCCCCTTACCAGTCAAACTCCTCAGTTGATATTGCAGCCCCTTACCAGTCAAACTCCTCAGCTGGACATGTTATTTGATGGTGAACAGATAGTTGTTTATGAGGAACCGACTGTCAATTATTTTACAGATGAAACAGTTGTCCCTTCCAAAATTCTGCCAGATCTCGATGTGGTGCATATTTCAAAACGAAGCTCAAACTCACCTGTTTCATCTgtccacccacaaacaaacactgaagCTATGGATTGCGCTCCTAGGCCCTGCTGTGGTACAGCAAGCAACATAAAGCCAAActctagaagaagaagaaggggaaaGGGGAGAAGATGCACTGCATGTCCATGTGAGGTGACTGGAACACAAGTCAAAGCAATGAGCACATCATCCACTTCACAAGAGGAGCCTGATTCATCTAAACCACCAAACACCAGGTCCTCAGGGAACCGTACCAGTGCAGTTGCAGAGTCGACTAAACAAAAGGGGAGAAAGTCCACAAAGGCTCAAGCGAAAGATAAAGAGCCAGCATCTATGGAGATCCAATGTCCTTCAACTATGAGTGAGCAGGGAAGTAGTACAGCTGGAGAGATCCCAACCAGTTATCTCTGCTCTACAGCACCCATGGACCCTGAAGAAATCAAGCGTCATGAGAGAATCAAACGACTGAAAGATCTCTTGAAGGAGAAGGAAGCGGCTCTTGAGATGATTAGAAAGAACATGAGCTGA
- the LOC111977105 gene encoding serine-rich adhesin for platelets isoform X1, with translation MSNLNIVSYSSQGKTMASQGACLSGTGVFYQAMPAVGTNGRTVMNLIPVQKVNGQFVRSPTGTIKDIAETKRDYTSNVPSISKSNISISGPTAKEQFVNKRPFYASTSPNPANLTGIYPSVRIQTPIVTTKVAQSAGSLTSPEFTCGNTFGLTLINKKKLPVTVKSPALPNGQYLQIPPNAQVKTLPASALPPAIKRQIFTSSTTCASNSPMVLYVSPVQTMKHNYVPTSPKSAPSLSRLPRSSGQTLSTCSSTGSRQCSITAKDGKRLVTPIKWVIEEADGLPAPCRVPVNSSSMTSDILKTVAEMEKASKTCDHTAKNYSTSQEGQTKIGQEKDNALVMYNGKVYFVANKTPELCNRPSKPLEASRSMGTSSTQAKENVGFNQRISLPPSLPLCSSSGSQLSNKTRPDAKHIVIPDEIIDLCDDDSQDDLTCQAISTRDVTRQLFRQSEIDEDEDSNVIFVSYLPPKAVPKVGEGEMSHMLDDFGAGQEMVRSQNNLNGQVVDSQNNVSGLSIERCQNVGTAHDMADCQGIATGQELNSRQQNITGQDWKRLHMEGFYGSATGLRIENIQSGATTQEMGNIQNDATDQSIGNSQHNASTQEMENIPECTALQTEMETHKKKSSSDPIPEQQTSMLDQESLGTCDRLLKQMFGITSDVQICLKRIDSKPKANPKVFPQIGTTNKRTIEAIRKLLQRSIFVTKKRVHNETQVSATRNNDSCPKNAKRQKIEKVENAFKSSENPEPLTSQTPQLDMQPLTSQTPQLDMQPLTSQTPQLILQPLTSQTPQLDMLFDGEQIVVYEEPTVNYFTDETVVPSKILPDLDVVHISKRSSNSPVSSVHPQTNTEAMDCAPRPCCGTASNIKPNSRRRRRGKGRRCTACPCEVTGTQVKAMSTSSTSQEEPDSSKPPNTRSSGNRTSAVAESTKQKGRKSTKAQAKDKEPASMEIQCPSTMSEQGSSTAGEIPTSYLCSTAPMDPEEIKRHERIKRLKDLLKEKEAALEMIRKNMS, from the exons tgggacaggtgtcttttaccAAGCGATGCCAGCTGTGGGAACCAATGGGAGAACTGTTATGAATCTAATCCCTGTTCAAAAAGTCAACGGACAGTTTGTTCGATCACCAACGGGCACTATAAAGGACATTGCTGAAACTAAACGAGATTATACCTCGAATGTTCCATCAATTTCGAAGAGTAACATATCTATTTCGGGACCCACAGCTAAAGAACAATTTGTGAATAAAAGGCCATTTTACGCGAGTACCTCTCCAAATCCAGCCAATCTGACAGGAATATATCCTTCAGTGCGCATCCAGACTCCAATAGTAACAACAAAAGTTGCCCAAAGTGCAGGATCCTTGACATCACCAGAGTTTACCTGTGGGAACACATTTGGCCTAACACTTATAAATAAGAAAAAGCTGCCAGTCACTGTGAAATCCCCAgcgcttccaaatggacaatacctTCAAATTCCACCTAATGCACAAGTCAAAACCCTCCCAGCATCCGCACTCCCCCCAGCCATAAAGAGACAGATATTTACTTCATCAACGACCTGTGCCTCAAATTCACCAATGGTTCTTTATGTGTCCCCTGTCCAAACCATGAAGCATAATTATGTACCAACATCTCCGAAATCAGCCCCRTCACTCAGCCGACTTCCAAGGTCATCTGGCCAAACACTTTCTACATGCTCTTCAACAGGCTCAAGACAGTGTTCTATTACTGCCAAGGATGGCAAAAGACTGGTCACTCCTATTAAGTGGGTGATTGAGGAGGCGGATGGCTTACCTGCTCCATGCCGTGTTCCTGTGAATTCATCTTCTATGACCTCAGATATCCTGAAAACTGTGGCAGAGATGGAAAAAGCCAGCAAAACGTGTGATCACACAGCAAAAAACTATTCAACTTCCCAAGAGGGTCAGACAAAAATTGGACAAGAGAAGGACAATGCCTTAGTGATGTACAATGGGAAGGTGTATTTTGTAGCTAACAAAACCCCTGAGCTTTGTAACAGACCATCAAAACCCTTGGAGGCCAGTAGGAGCATGGGTACCTCCTCTACGCAGGCAAAGGAAAATGTTGGATTCAATCAGAGAATCAGCTTACCGCCCTCCCTACCCTTGTGCTCCTCATCTGGGTCACAATTGTCAAATAAAACCAGACCAGACGCAAAACACATTGTCATACCAGATGAAATCATTGACCTCTGTGACGATGATTCCCAGGATGACCTCACATGCCAGGCAATATCAACAAGAGATGTAACAAGGCAACTTTTCAGACAGTCTGAAATTGATGAGGACGAAGACTCCAATGTAATATTTGTCTCATACCTTCCACCCAAAGCGGTGCCTAAAGTAGGTGAAGGAGAAATGTCTCATATGCTGGATGACTTCGGAGCTGGACAAGAAATGGTACGTAGTCAAAATAATTTGAATGGCCAGGTAGTGGATAGTCAGAACAATGTATCTGGCCTTTCAATAGAAAGGTGTCAGAATGTTGGTACTGCCCACGACATGGCAGACTGTCAAGGTATTGCAACAGGCCAAGAGTTGAACTCCCGTCAGCAAAACATCACTGGTCAGGATTGGAAAAGACTGCACATGGAAGGATTTTATGGCAGTGCAACTGGACTCAGAATTGAGAACATTCAGAGTGGTGCCACCACCCAAGAAATGGGGAACATCCAGAATGATGCCACTGACCAAAGCATTGGAAATAGTCAGCACAATGCCTCCACTCAAGAAATGGAGAACATTCCTGAATGCACCGCTCTCCAAACAGAAATggagacacacaaaaaaaag AGCTCATCAGATCCCATTCCTGAGCAGCAGACTTCCATGTTGGACCAGGAATCCCTGGGAACTTGTGATCGCCTGCTGAAACAGATGTTTGGGATCACATCTGATGTGCAGATATGTTTGAAGAGGATAGATTCTAAGCCCAAGGCTAACCCTAAGGTGTTTCCTCAGATTGGGACCACAAACAAACGTACCATAGAGGCTATTCGCAAATTGTTACAGAGATCAATATTTGTGACGAAAAAGAGGGTACATAATGAAACACAG GTCTCTGCCACAAGGAACAATGATAGTTGCCCAAAAAATGCTAAAAGGCAGAAAATAGAAAAAGTTGAAAATGCATTTAAAAGTTCAGAAAACCCAGAGCCCCTTACCAGTCAAACTCCTCAGCTGGACATGCAGCCCCTTACCAGTCAAACTCCTCAGCTGGACATGCAGCCCCTTACCAGTCAAACTCCTCAGTTGATATTGCAGCCCCTTACCAGTCAAACTCCTCAGCTGGACATGTTATTTGATGGTGAACAGATAGTTGTTTATGAGGAACCGACTGTCAATTATTTTACAGATGAAACAGTTGTCCCTTCCAAAATTCTGCCAGATCTCGATGTGGTGCATATTTCAAAACGAAGCTCAAACTCACCTGTTTCATCTgtccacccacaaacaaacactgaagCTATGGATTGCGCTCCTAGGCCCTGCTGTGGTACAGCAAGCAACATAAAGCCAAActctagaagaagaagaaggggaaaGGGGAGAAGATGCACTGCATGTCCATGTGAGGTGACTGGAACACAAGTCAAAGCAATGAGCACATCATCCACTTCACAAGAGGAGCCTGATTCATCTAAACCACCAAACACCAGGTCCTCAGGGAACCGTACCAGTGCAGTTGCAGAGTCGACTAAACAAAAGGGGAGAAAGTCCACAAAGGCTCAAGCGAAAGATAAAGAGCCAGCATCTATGGAGATCCAATGTCCTTCAACTATGAGTGAGCAGGGAAGTAGTACAGCTGGAGAGATCCCAACCAGTTATCTCTGCTCTACAGCACCCATGGACCCTGAAGAAATCAAGCGTCATGAGAGAATCAAACGACTGAAAGATCTCTTGAAGGAGAAGGAAGCGGCTCTTGAGATGATTAGAAAGAACATGAGCTGA